A region from the Naumannella halotolerans genome encodes:
- a CDS encoding PepSY-associated TM helix domain-containing protein, whose protein sequence is MTTTPTLPSELDGRRQPRRTNWFAAFWRWHFYGSLIVIPVLFVLAVTGMTYMFRAEVDAWTHPGVLRVEVPPEATRAPLVEQEAAVRAAHPDAPVLSVVDGLGDRSTVFVIENGDGENLNVYVDPYRSEITGELTADQLISDWAERIHGDLLIGEDGIGDRIVELGASWAIVLTITGFIIFFLGRRPRRGAVRKGIRGARLRGLHAIVGLPVGIGILMLVLSGLPWTGVWGSAAQSVAAGNGLSLWGEDPGAESSLGERMEDTSGTSAPAGWAIGNGPMGTSGGAGTSMITVDDATAVARSLGVPEPYSIMYPEDQSGVFTVTASQWSDNGNPAESDVAQEVAIHIDQYTGGAVGEYGYADYSPAAKAVSQGIAIHEGRRLGVINTIGSTLFCLAVMFMCVSAPIMWWTRRGSASGLAAPRAKLPLWGNWLLVAVMAGLGVFLPLFGLSLIVVLVLDQLLIRRLPRMRRFFGTV, encoded by the coding sequence ATGACCACCACCCCGACGTTGCCGTCCGAGCTCGACGGTCGGCGTCAACCCAGGCGGACCAACTGGTTCGCCGCTTTCTGGCGGTGGCACTTCTACGGTTCGCTGATCGTGATCCCGGTGCTGTTCGTGCTCGCCGTGACCGGGATGACCTACATGTTCCGCGCCGAGGTCGATGCCTGGACCCATCCGGGTGTGCTGCGGGTGGAGGTCCCGCCCGAGGCCACCCGGGCACCGCTGGTGGAACAGGAGGCGGCGGTCCGCGCGGCCCATCCGGACGCACCGGTGCTCTCGGTCGTCGACGGCCTCGGGGACCGGTCGACGGTGTTCGTGATCGAGAACGGCGACGGTGAGAACCTGAATGTCTATGTCGATCCGTACCGCAGCGAGATCACCGGTGAGCTGACCGCCGATCAGTTGATCTCGGACTGGGCCGAGCGGATCCACGGCGACCTGCTGATCGGTGAGGACGGGATCGGGGACCGGATCGTGGAGCTGGGGGCGAGCTGGGCGATCGTGCTCACGATCACCGGGTTCATCATCTTCTTCCTCGGCCGCCGGCCTCGTCGCGGCGCGGTGCGGAAGGGGATCCGCGGCGCCCGGCTGCGCGGACTGCACGCGATCGTCGGCCTGCCCGTCGGGATCGGCATCCTGATGCTCGTGCTGTCCGGGTTGCCCTGGACCGGTGTCTGGGGATCGGCGGCGCAATCGGTGGCCGCCGGGAACGGTCTGTCGCTGTGGGGTGAGGACCCCGGGGCCGAGTCGAGCCTGGGCGAGCGGATGGAGGACACCAGCGGTACGAGTGCCCCGGCCGGATGGGCCATCGGGAACGGACCGATGGGTACCAGCGGCGGCGCCGGTACGTCCATGATCACCGTCGATGACGCGACCGCGGTGGCCCGCTCCCTGGGAGTCCCGGAACCGTATTCGATCATGTATCCCGAGGATCAGAGCGGTGTCTTCACCGTCACCGCCAGCCAGTGGAGCGACAACGGCAACCCGGCCGAATCCGATGTCGCCCAGGAGGTGGCGATCCACATCGACCAGTACACCGGCGGAGCGGTCGGTGAGTACGGGTACGCCGACTACAGCCCGGCGGCCAAGGCCGTCTCCCAGGGGATCGCGATCCACGAGGGCCGTCGGCTGGGCGTGATCAACACGATCGGTTCCACCCTGTTCTGCCTGGCGGTGATGTTCATGTGCGTCTCCGCGCCGATCATGTGGTGGACCCGCCGGGGTTCTGCCTCGGGCTTGGCAGCGCCCCGGGCCAAGCTGCCCCTGTGGGGGAACTGGCTGCTGGTCGCGGTGATGGCGGGGCTGGGTGTCTTCCTGCCGCTGTTCGGTCTGTCGCTGATCGTGGTGCTGGTGCTCGACCAGCTGCTGATCCGGCGGCTGCCGCGGATGCGCAGGTTCTTCGGCACCGTCTGA
- a CDS encoding DUF4185 domain-containing protein, with the protein MIVGATELISRVTGPGSLSDTPGRFDIHGTDLGFIWDAGPGADGRPRCLVMFGDTYGQGWGPAGAGPSSANWRKNVLLSSTDTDFTDGLQFDAAVTRNGQRSASQLISSLPKPVEHTVIPNSGITVHGVHYVHWMSVLSWLGPGRWRTSHAGLAVSVDDGLTWHKRRPLWWNPSGRNRFQIGCFAADADWVYLFGTTNGRYGPAYLSRVRPAEITSGPYTYFDGQGWVGSRRRARPVLSGNVGELSVMPHERYGWLAMHLDETRGEILLRQAPAVTGPWTEGVPVATFAQYPGLYGGFIHPWTVGADDPAIYWTMSRWGDYDVFWMRTELSG; encoded by the coding sequence GTGATCGTCGGCGCAACCGAACTCATCAGTCGAGTGACCGGCCCGGGGAGTCTCAGTGACACCCCGGGCCGGTTCGACATCCACGGCACCGATCTGGGATTCATCTGGGACGCCGGCCCCGGTGCCGACGGACGGCCGCGCTGTCTGGTCATGTTCGGCGACACCTACGGCCAGGGCTGGGGACCGGCCGGCGCCGGCCCGAGCAGCGCGAACTGGCGCAAGAACGTGCTGCTGAGCTCCACCGACACCGACTTCACCGACGGGCTGCAGTTCGATGCCGCGGTCACCCGGAACGGGCAACGCTCGGCCAGTCAGTTGATCAGCTCCCTGCCGAAACCGGTGGAGCACACGGTGATCCCGAACTCCGGCATCACCGTCCACGGGGTGCACTATGTGCACTGGATGTCGGTGCTGAGCTGGCTCGGGCCGGGCCGCTGGCGGACCAGCCATGCCGGCCTGGCGGTGTCGGTCGACGACGGACTGACCTGGCACAAACGGCGGCCGCTCTGGTGGAACCCGAGCGGCCGGAACCGTTTTCAGATCGGCTGCTTCGCCGCCGACGCGGACTGGGTCTACCTGTTCGGCACCACCAACGGCCGGTACGGCCCGGCCTACCTTTCCCGGGTACGCCCGGCCGAGATCACCTCCGGGCCCTACACCTACTTCGACGGCCAGGGTTGGGTCGGGAGCCGGCGCCGTGCACGCCCGGTGCTGAGCGGCAATGTCGGTGAGCTGTCGGTGATGCCGCATGAGCGGTACGGCTGGCTGGCGATGCACCTGGACGAGACCCGGGGCGAGATCCTGCTGCGACAGGCCCCGGCGGTCACCGGTCCGTGGACCGAGGGCGTGCCGGTGGCGACCTTCGCGCAGTACCCGGGGTTGTACGGCGGTTTCATCCATCCCTGGACGGTCGGTGCCGACGACCCGGCGATCTATTGGACGATGTCGCGCTGGGGCGACTACGACGTGTTCTGGATGCGTACCGAACTCAGCGGCTGA